Sequence from the Christiangramia fulva genome:
GTTTAGCCGGAGGTCTTTTGGGAACCGGAACAACCAAAACCTCAAAAGATGAATTTAACGAAGAATTGGACTTTTTAGGTGCAAACGTGAATTTTAGCGCAAGTGGTGCGCGTGCAAATACGCTTTCGAAATTTTTCCCAAAGGTTTTGAATTTGATGGCAGAAGGTGCTTTACAACCAAAATTCAGTCAGGAAGAGTTTGACAAACTAAAAGACAGGCAAATTGAAAGTCTAAAAAGCAATGAAAATGACGTAAATTTTAATGCTGGTCGGGTTCGAAGAGCTTTAACTTATGGCAAAGAGCATCCTTATGGTGAATTTACGAGTGTTGAAACATTAAAGAATGTAAGCCTGGAGGATGTTAAAAATTACTATAACACTTATTTTGTACCTAACAACGCGTATCTCGCTATTGTTGGGGATATAAATCTTTCTGAAGCCAAAAAACTGGTAAAAGAGAACTTTTCTTCCTGGAAGAATAAAAGTTTACCCAAAGAAAATCTAACTGATGTAACCAATGTTGATAAAACTCAGATTGATTTCATTAATATGCCGAACGCTGTACAAAGCGTTATCGCTGTGACAAATAGCGCTCAGCTGAAAAAGAACGATCCAGATTATTTCCCAGCAATTATCGCCAACTATATTCTCGGCTCCAATGACGGAAGACTTTTTAATAACATAAGAGAGGATAAAGGCTACGCTTACGCTGCCAATTCATATTTAAATCCTGATCGCTATATAGGTTCCTTCATTGCTACTGCTGAAGTAAGGAACGAGGTGACCGATAGTGCTGTGGTCGCTTTTCTTGATGAGATTCACCGTATAAGGAATGAAAAAGTGAGCAAGGAAGAACTACAGAATGCCAAAAATAAATACATAGGCAATTTTGTTCTTTCCCTGGAACAGCCTTCAACCATTGCCGGTTATGCCTTGGATATAAAGACGGAAAATCTCCCGGCCGATTTCTATGAAAATTATCTTAAAAAAATAAACGAAGTAACCGCAGAAGATGTTCAGCGCGTGGCAAACAAGTATTTTAAAATAGATAATGCGAGAATTGTTGTTGCCGGAAAGGCGAGTGAAGTTGCTGAAGATTTAGAAAACCTTACCTATAACGGAAAAAATATTCCTGTTAAATATTTTGACAAAAAAGCAAATCTTAAGGAAAAACCCGATTTTGCCAGTAAAATGGATCCTTCCATTACAGTCGAAAAAGTTTTTAACGATTACATTAAAGCCATCGGTGGTCGTGATGCCATAAATGATGTAAAAAGTGTGGTGATGACAGCCGATGCCGAAATACAGGGGATGACCTTGAATATGGAATTGAAAAGAACAGCTGAAGGCAAATTACATCAAACCATTAGTATGAACGGAAACGTGATGAATGAGCAGGTATTCAATGGCGACGCCGGTTTTATTCGAGCTATGGGTCAGAAAATGGATTTTAACGAAGAACAGGTAGAAGCCGCAAAAGCTGATGCCTCCCCTTTTCCTGAATTGACTCCGGGAGACGCTTCGGTTAAAGGCATCGAACAAGTAAATGGAGAGGATGCCTATGTTGTTCAGCTTGATAAAAACACCAAAGCTTATTACGATGTAGACAGCGGGTTGAAAGTACAAACCGTGAAAACCATGGAACAGGGCGGACGTACAATGACCGTTCCTACCGGCTATAGCGATTACCGTGAAGTAGAAGGAGTGAAATTTCCATTCCAGATCACTTCTTCGGCGGGACCTCAAACATTTACGTTTAATGTAAATGAAATCCTTGTGAACGAAGGCGTATCTGAAGAAGATTTTAAACTGGAATAATTTTCAGAACTATTATTTTTTATTAAAACCTCGTGGCGTTCTAATACCTGCGAGGTTTTTTTATGCCGACACCTTACGGAACCGGGAAATAAGATCTCTTGAACGGTTCACGATGAAAACACCTGCCAGGATAAACAAAGCAGAAAACAATTGCCAGATACCAAAAACTTCGCCGTCAAGAATTCCCCAGCCCAGGGCAACGATGGGAATTATATAGGTCACCGAAGAGGTAAAAACAGGATCGG
This genomic interval carries:
- a CDS encoding M16 family metallopeptidase, whose product is MKKLIITLNIFLFLGLAVNAQIDRTTQPEPGPAPKINLQKPEVFTLDNGLTVMVVENHKLPRVNMTLLLDNAPHSEGEKAGVSGLAGGLLGTGTTKTSKDEFNEELDFLGANVNFSASGARANTLSKFFPKVLNLMAEGALQPKFSQEEFDKLKDRQIESLKSNENDVNFNAGRVRRALTYGKEHPYGEFTSVETLKNVSLEDVKNYYNTYFVPNNAYLAIVGDINLSEAKKLVKENFSSWKNKSLPKENLTDVTNVDKTQIDFINMPNAVQSVIAVTNSAQLKKNDPDYFPAIIANYILGSNDGRLFNNIREDKGYAYAANSYLNPDRYIGSFIATAEVRNEVTDSAVVAFLDEIHRIRNEKVSKEELQNAKNKYIGNFVLSLEQPSTIAGYALDIKTENLPADFYENYLKKINEVTAEDVQRVANKYFKIDNARIVVAGKASEVAEDLENLTYNGKNIPVKYFDKKANLKEKPDFASKMDPSITVEKVFNDYIKAIGGRDAINDVKSVVMTADAEIQGMTLNMELKRTAEGKLHQTISMNGNVMNEQVFNGDAGFIRAMGQKMDFNEEQVEAAKADASPFPELTPGDASVKGIEQVNGEDAYVVQLDKNTKAYYDVDSGLKVQTVKTMEQGGRTMTVPTGYSDYREVEGVKFPFQITSSAGPQTFTFNVNEILVNEGVSEEDFKLE